The Embleya scabrispora genome contains the following window.
GCACGACAACGGCGCCCGCATCTGACCCCTGCGACCACCCACAGGCAGGCCTACCCCATCCCACCGGGCCTACCGCCGCGCCGAGGAGGGCCGAGCCGGCCCTCCTCGGCCGTGCTCACGACACCGACCGAGCAAGGCGACCGCCTCGCCCAGCAGGTCGGTCTCGTGGTCGGTCAGGTTGGGGTCGGCTCGGCGGAAGCGTACGGCGTCATCCAACGCGTCGGCAGGCACGGCCCCGACAGCGGCCAGGAACGCGGTGAGGAACGCGACGGCGAGCGCGGCCTCCGGTCCGGCGGGGTCGACCGCGACTTGGGCGAGGATCAGCGCGGACACGGCGACGTCGAACTCGGGTGGGCCCGCTCGGGAGTTGCGCCAGTCGATCACCACCGGTCCGCGCGCTTCGAGCATGATGTTCGCCGGGTGCAGATCCAGGTGCACCGGGTGCTCGTCCGACCTGCCCGGGATCCGTGGCGGCAGCGCGTGGAGGCGGGCGAGCAGGCCGGCAGTCAGTTCCGCGGCCGCCGACGCGGTGATCTCCCCGGTGCCCAGCGCGTGCAGCATGGTAGGGCCGGTGAGTCGTTCGAGGA
Protein-coding sequences here:
- a CDS encoding phosphotransferase, whose protein sequence is MTDLVLLATGRDADVFALDARRVLRRYRDGGDVAAEAAMMAHVGGLGFPVPHVYSAEGGDLVLERLTGPTMLHALGTGEITASAAAELTAGLLARLHALPPRIPGRSDEHPVHLDLHPANIMLEARGPVVIDWRNSRAGPPEFDVAVSALILAQVAVDPAGPEAALAVAFLTAFLAAVGAVPADALDDAVRFRRADPNLTDHETDLLGEAVALLGRCREHGRGGPARPSSARR